One segment of Burkholderia multivorans ATCC BAA-247 DNA contains the following:
- a CDS encoding YdcF family protein, producing MILFDSFVLLFIGFLLCRKQRRRIALAAVALFWLIASGWLAAPFVAWAEAGVEPVEHPDMHGQTVLIVLGAGTQRADDGLRPPRDGAARIRKAAELYRTCRRQAERCTVVMSGGDPQHHGDTEAAVYGRGLVAAGIDPGDLVLEPKSRTTYENAQFTTSILRSRRDDARILITSSYQMRRALLDFRRFGIDPQPVFANRREAHTGWLPRWSNVVAAELALHESIGIAQFHVYRLIGRF from the coding sequence TTGATTCTGTTCGATTCATTTGTACTTCTCTTCATCGGATTCCTGCTGTGCCGCAAGCAACGGCGGCGTATCGCGCTCGCCGCGGTCGCGCTGTTCTGGCTCATCGCGAGCGGCTGGCTCGCGGCGCCATTCGTCGCGTGGGCCGAAGCCGGCGTCGAACCGGTCGAGCATCCGGACATGCATGGACAGACGGTACTCATCGTCCTCGGTGCCGGCACGCAGCGCGCCGATGACGGCCTTCGGCCGCCGCGGGACGGCGCGGCTCGCATTCGCAAGGCCGCCGAACTGTACCGAACCTGCCGCCGGCAGGCCGAGCGGTGCACCGTCGTGATGTCGGGCGGCGATCCGCAGCATCACGGCGACACCGAAGCGGCCGTGTACGGGCGCGGACTCGTCGCCGCCGGCATCGATCCCGGCGATCTCGTGCTCGAACCGAAGAGCCGCACGACCTATGAAAACGCGCAATTCACGACGTCTATACTACGCTCACGGCGTGACGACGCGCGTATTCTCATCACGTCGTCGTATCAGATGCGCCGCGCACTGCTCGACTTCCGCCGTTTCGGCATCGATCCGCAGCCCGTCTTTGCGAATCGCCGCGAAGCGCATACGGGGTGGCTGCCGCGCTGGTCGAATGTCGTCGCGGCCGAACTCGCGCTGCACGAGTCGATCGGCATCGCGCAGTTTCATGTCTATCGGCTGATCGGCCGGTTCTGA